DNA sequence from the Solirubrobacterales bacterium genome:
CAGCTCAGCTGAGCGCACGGCGGCGCTTGCTGGCTGGCTTGAGTTCTATAACTTTGAGAGACCACACCGATCTCTCGGTCGCAAGCCGCCCGGCGTGAGGCTATTTGAGAGGAACAACGTGCTCGGGTCTTACAGCTAGGTGGCCGGCCAGCCGGTCCTGCTCATCGTGAATCTTCACCGGTGCCCAACCTATTTCGGGCGATGGGCCCGGAACGACATCCGAACCAAGCGCACGAGCCACGAGCTGCGCACCCAGGCAGACGCCGAGCAACGGGAGTTGCGCTCCTGCAGCCGCCGCGATCCATTCGCGCTCGGCGAGCAGCCCCGGAAACTCCTCAACCTGATCAACGTTCATCGGACCGCCCATGAATACCGCGCCGGCCACTTCATCGACGGGCGGAAGCTCGTCAGCGTCGAGCACGCAACGAACATCAAGCTCAAGCCCGCCAGCGATCAGCGCGTCGCCAATGCGATGCGGACCCTCCCAGGGAACGTGCTTTACAACGAGGACGCGCATTGGGCTGAGCGTCGCGAGCGCCAAGGTTCTTTAGAAAGTGCCAAGGCTCTTTGGAAACCGCGGCGCTACAGGATCTTGAGCAGGAGCAGCGAGTTGAGGAAGAACGCAACGCCGAAAGCGATCGTCCAACGGTCAAGGTTTCGCTCCAGCAGCGAGCCGCCGCCAAACGGGCCACTGCCCGGGGCCACGCCGAACGCGCCAGAAAGCCCGGCATCTTTGCCCGAGTGCAAGAGCACGAGGAAGATCAGAACGACGGCGATGATCAGCTGAATGACTGCGAATACTGCGTCCATGGGTTAAAAGTTTAGCCAGCGCTCGGCTGTTCTGAGGATTCGGGAGGGTTTTCCGCCCCGATCGTGTCGATTTTGGCGAGTATCTGCATCGCCTCGCGTCGCAATTCGCGGTCCGTCGTGAGCCACTGCTCCTCTGTCATGCGGCCTGATTTTCGATCGAGTTCGGCGTCCTTGATCTCGCGGTACTTGGCCTGTTTGGCGTCCTCGAGTTCGGCGCGCTCGGCGTCGACGACGCGCTCGTCGACGCCCTTCAAGATCGGCCAGGCCAAGAAGCTCACGACGATCGTGACCATTGCGACCGTCAGTAGTACCTCAAGTATCACGATGGGCCCACTTCGGTCATCTCCGCAGTTCGCGGCTTGGGCCTCGGTTTCGGCGCGCGACGACTGGCGCCCCGGGCAGCGCGCGCGGCCGCGGACGACGAAAGTCGTGAGCGCAAGAGATCCGGCGCAGGCCACAGGGCGACGATTGCTCCGAGTAGCAAGATGATTGAGCCGATCCAGACCCAGGTGACCAGCGGATTGACCACAAATAGCACGCGCGCGGTCGGCTTGGTACGTGGGAAGGAATCAACGATCGCCGTAATCGCGACCGCCTGCAAATCTCTGTTGGTTTTGATCTGGGGCAGCCGGCCCGCAGCGGCGATGGCCTGCTTGAGCACATCGGTGTTTGGGGAGACGCTGGACCAGAGGTCTCGGAGCGGCCCAGCCTCGAGCGCGACCTCGCTCGTCACCTCGCCTTCGAAGTAGCGGGCCACCGGGCCCGGCCCCGACGAGTTGACCGGATAGTTGTTTCGCGACGGGCGCATCGTGGCGACGCGCTTGCCGTCCTTGGAGACGTCGAGCACGACACCAAACTTGAGTTTCTCATTCGAAGCCGATGACGTCGCCCTGACGTACTTCACGTCGTATCCCCCGACGCTGAACGTCTCTCCGACGCGAATGTTGCGTTCGGTGCTGACGCTGTAGGCCCCGGATGCAGCAACGCCGACGAGCAGCGTGAGGATGCCGACATGCACGATGTAGCCTCCGTAGCGCCTGCGGTTGCGCAAGACGAGTCGGCCAAATGCCGGGAAAAAGCTTCCACCCTCCAGTGCCTGGCGAGCGCGAGCGCCGCTGTAGAACTCACGGATCATCACGAAGAGCGAGAACGCCGCAACGGCGAACAGCAGCGAGGAACTCCAGCTGTCGAAAAGTCCGGTGATCAAGGATGTCAACACGAGCGCCACGGTGGCAGCGATTGCCGGCGCGACAAAAAGCGACACCACCTTCGCGCGATTTACTCGCCGCCACGGGATGATCGGCCCTATTCCAGAGACGAGTACGAGCATGATCCCCAGCGGCGTGACGTACTCGCCGTACCACGGTGGCCCGACGGCTGCTTTGGTCCCGGTCACTGCTTCGGAAATCAGCGGGAAGTAAGTGCCCCACATCACGACGGCCGCAAGGCCCACGAGAAGGAAGTTGTTCAGGAGGAACATCGCCTCGCGCGAGAACAGTGAATCGAGGCGATGCGCGCTACGCAGGTCTGGGAGCCGTGAGACGATCAGGCTCGTCGAACCAATGATCACGAACGAAATGAAGATGAGGAAGGGAATCGCAAGCGTGGATTGGCCGAAGGCGTGTATCGAACTGAGGATTCCGGAGCGCACCAAAAATGTACCGAGTAGCGAGAGCACAAAAGTCGCCGTGATCAGCGACACGTTCCAAACCTTCAGCATCCCACGGCGCTCCTGGACCATGATCGAGTGGAGAAACGCCGTGCCGGTGAGCCACGGAAGCAGCGAGGCGTTCTCGACCGGGTCCCAGCCCCAGTAGCCTCCCCAACCGAGTTCTGTGTAAGACCAACGGCCGCCGAGGATTACGCCGACTGACAGAAAAGTCCACGCGAGCATCGCAAATGATCGCGTCGAGCGGATCCAGCTTGCGTCGACGCGCCTAGTGATCAGCGCGCCGATTGCGAAGGCGAAGGGGATCGAAAATCCGACGTAGCCCGAGTAGAGCATCGGGGGGTGGAACATCATGCTCGGGTTCCGCAGCAGAGGTGCCAGACCGTTGCCTTCGAGCGGCACCGGGCTCGACCTGAGGAACGGGTCCGCGTCGGGAAAGAACACCATCATCGAAAGGAAAAACGTCGCGATCGCGCCGAGCACCACCGTCGCCCACGCGCCAACCTCGCGATGCGTATCGCGCGTCATCCACAGCGCGCCGCTTGCGAGGATTCCGAGCACCAAGATCCAGAGCAGCATGGATCCCGCCTGGCTTGACCAGATGGCCGTGACCTTGTAGAACAGCGGCGTAGTAGTGCTCGAGTTCAGGGCCACCACCGAGAAGTTGAAGTTCGAATCGACGTATGCCAACTCGACCGTGATGAACGCGGCAATCGCGAGTCCGGCGATCACATACATGCCGCGGCGCGCAGATACCGACCACTCTCGCTTGCCGGTACGGGCGCCGTAGAGCCCCGCGCCAAGAACGTAAACGGCCACCGCAAAGGCGGTGATGATGCATGCGCGTCCGAAAGTCATCGGGGTCCGTTGTGCCTTGTGGTCCTAATACTGCTTCGCCGAGCCGGTCGCTCCGGATCCGTCAGAGTTCGAGAACTTCGACGGACACTTGGTGATGAGCGAATTCGGCTTGGCGATCATTACTCCGTTGACGACCTTGCCTGTGACGACTACCTCCCGACCCTGTCTGAAGGGATCCGGGACTGTGCCGGTGTACCTCACGAGAATCGATTTTGCGTCCTTGGGAGCGGAGCGATCGCGGACGCGGAAGACAAGCAGATCATCGGTCTTGTCGACCGATCCGTCGACGACCTTGCCCGTGAGTTGATACGACTCACCGGGCGTCGAGGAAGCCAGGAGCTGCGAAGGCGTCCTGGCGACCGTCGATGCACTGAAACTTGTATAGATCAGAGCTGTCGACAGCAACAAGGCGATCCCGAGCGTGACGATCAGGCGTGTTTTGCGCTTACGTGCAGGGTCCATCAGGGGCCGAGATTATCGCACGTGAGACTCGGTCCACCGCCACAAAACTGACTAACTGCGAACGATCACTCACGAAACAACCCCCGGCTGGCGATCACGCTGAGTATCCCGACAAGGACGATCAGTGGGAAGATCACTCCGAGCAACAAGAATGCCGACCCGGTGCTGATTTCGCGAACAAGCCACTCAAAGTTCATACCGAAGAACCCGGTGACAACCGAGAGCGGCAAGAAGATTCCGGCAATCACCGTGAACTGCTTCATCACGATGTTCTGCTTGTTGTTGAGCGCTGCCATGTAGAGCTCGAACAACCCAGAGGTGCGCTCGCGCTGGGCGTCGGCCGATTCGCCCACGCGGATCAGGTGGTCCTGGAGATCGCGAAAGTACGGGAGGTCGCCACTGTGATGATCGGGCATGCGGCGCAGGACTTCTGGCAGGCGCGTGAACGCCTCCAACTCGCGGTGAACGATGCGGGTAACGCGTCCGAGCTGGCGGCGCACATCGTGAATCTCCAGCTCGCGGCCGCGCAGGTCTCGACGGACTACCAGCTCCTCCAGTTGTTCGATCTCGCTGTCGAAGTGATCGAGCAGCGGCGCGTAGGAATCGATCAGGACATCGAGGATCGAGTGCAGCAGCTCGTGTCCGCTGAACTGACGGCTGGCTGCCTGATCGTGAAGTTTGGCGAGTTCGAGCGATTCTTCGGCCGCGACGGTGACGATGTACTCGGGCGAGTAAATGATGTGAATCTCTACGAGCGAGTCGTCGTCATCCTCGGCCGTGGTCGCGCCGTACGAAACGATCTGTACGTAGTGCTCGTACTCCTCGACCTTTGCACGCTGGTCGAACTCCTGGAGGTCCTCAATCGTCAGCGGGTGAAGCTCGAGAGCTTGGCCCGCGACAGCTATCTCCTGATCTGTGGCCGCAGAAAGATTGAGCCAGAGGAACTCGCCGCGCTCGCGCAACTCAGCGAGCGTCGAAAGGTTGCCGTTCTCGACGCACGCAACTGGGCGGCGGAGCTTGGGGTGCTGCCCTGGTTCGGGCTCGTAGGCGCCAGATTCGACCATCGAGGGCCACTCTACATACGGCCTCGGTGCTTGAATTGTCGCGATGTCGTTCGAATCGCTGAGTGCAGAGATCTCCAGTTGTCGCGCCTGCCCTCGGCTGGTTGAGTGGCGCGAATCAGTGGCAGCTGATCCGCCGAAGCGGTATCGCGGCGGGGAGTACTGGGCGCGCCCGGTGCCGGGGTTCGGCGATCCCGATGCGCGGATCGCGGTGGTGGGTCTCGCCCCAGCTGCCAACGGCGCCAATCGAACTGGGCGAATGTTCACGGGCGACCGATCGGGGGATTGGCTCTATGCCGCGATGTACCGCGCAGGCCTGGCGAATCAGCCGGAGTCGATCTCGATCGACGACGGATTGACGCTCACCGACGCCTGGGTCACAGCCCCGGTCCGCTGCGCGCCGCCCGACAACAAGCCCACGACAGACGAGCGTGATCGATGTGCGCCGTTCCTGATCCGGGAGCTGGCACTGCTGAAGAACGTTCGCGCTGCGGTCGCTCTGGGCGCGTTCGGTTGGAACGGCGCGCTGACCGCTTTCGCCGCTGGCGGCTACCCAATCCCCCGGCCCAGACCGAAGTTCGGACATGGCGCCGAGGCGCAGATCGGCGGTTTGACCTTGATCGGCAGCTACCACGTGAGCCAGCAGAACACCTTCACCGGCCGCCTCACCGAGCCGATGCTTGACGATGTATTTGCCAGGGCGCGCGAAGCTGCGGGCCTGCCCGAGCTCAGATAATCTGCCCGAGCATGCGGGTGTAGCTCAGTTGGTAGAGCGCAAGCTTCCCAAGCTTGAGGTCGCGAGTTCGAGCCTCGTCGCCCGCTTGACTTCTCAGACCGCCGGCGGCTGAGGCGGCGCGAATGGATCCGGCGGGATCTGGCGCGGCGGCACCTGCGGGGCCGCAGCCTGCGGCGCTGGCACTGCAAAGGGATCGGGCGCAAAAGTATGAGGCCCCGGTGCCTGGTAGCGCTGGCCGGGTGCGACGGGCTGTTGCTGCTGAACCGGGCGCCCTGTGTACGCGGGTTGCGGCGCAGTTTGCCCTTTCGACATGCCCGCATCGCGAAATTCGAGCAAGGCTCCGGCAGTGAACAGCACGCTGCCGACCATCGCGACATACGCGCCGTAGCTTGCCTTCATTTCGATCCCGACGGACTTGAGCATGTCTTTCATTGATTCGCCCACGGAGCCGGCGACGCCGCTGAGCGGAGCCGAGCCCGGCGGTGAGACCCAGATCTTGTAGACGAACGCGGCAGTCATCAACGCGCCGATGATCAAGTAGATGAGCGCCATTGAATCGCGTGAAGAGAGCTGAATCTGAGAGACCGCGAGCAGTCCGTAAGCGGCGATCAGAACAAAAGCGCCCTTGTCAAAGCTCCAGACGCGAAATCCCTGCGAGCCGAGACCGGAGAGGGAAAGGGCAAACCACGGCAGCGCGAGCGACACAAGAATCAGCGCGCCGCCGAACTGAGCAAAGGTGCGGGATTCGGGCGATTCCACATTTTGAACATCGACACTTGCGCCGCGCGGCTTTACCGCCACGCAGCGCAGATATCAAGACCTCTGGACGCTCAGGCCGGCGGCGCAGGCGGCTGCGGCGGCGGGCCCGGCGGCGGTGCCTGAGGAGCTGGCGGCGCTGTGGCTGATGGCGGCGCTGTGGCCGATGGCGGACCGGCCGGCGGTGCTTGCGGAGTTGCGTACTGCTGCCCGCTGCCCGGGTCGGTGGCCGTTGGTCCACGCTCATCCTCTTGCTTCTGCCTGAATCCGCCAAAGACGATCAACGCCGCGCCAATTAGCGCGATGAAGATTCCGAACTTGAGCCCGATGCTGATGTTGATGCCTGCCGTCTCTGGAATGTCGGGCCCGGGCTTGTCGATGATCCGCAGGATGATCCACGCGAGGGAAATCGCTCCACCCACGAGCGCGACGAAGGAAATATCGAAAGGCAGCTCGATCTCGAGGTCAAAGATGTCGAACGCGGCCGGTGCGATCGCCAGCAGGCCGGCGATCAGAAGCACAAGGTCGCCGATCTCCAGCGACTGCCAGCCGTTTGCCGACGAGTCGACTGCCCCGGCGAACTGCGCGGCGGCCCCTCCGACGTTCACTCCGTACCAACTCAAAAAGAGCGAAACGATCAGCAGTACGCCGCCGCCTGCGCCGATTAGTCGTCCGGTTGTTGTTTTCTCAGTCAATTAACTGCTCTCCAGTGCGGTGATCGCGCGATCGAGGTTAGGGATACGGGCGAATACCCGGTTCTCGGGACATATTGCCGGATAGCCAGGACAATCGCTTTGCGACCTTGCCAGCCTCCACGTCCGTCTACTCTAAGCAACCGCATGGAGAGCAGGCGATCACCTTGGAGCTATCTCGTCTTCGCATTCGTTGCAGCGTTGCTCGCGCTGCTCGTCTACGGCGTGGCGATCAAAGCCGGGGGCAACAGTTACGACAACGCACTGGCCGCGGGCAAGCGCCTGCCAGCGACGGTGCGCGAGGCGCGCGTGCTCAACGACGACGACACCATGTCGATCGCTGACTTCCGTGGCAAAGTCGTCGTGCTGAACTTCTGGGCCAGCTGGTGCGTGCCCTGCAGGGAAGAAGCTCCCGCGATCGAGCGCGCGTACGCAAAGTACGCGCCCGACGGCCTGGTCGTGATCGGCGCCAACGTTGATGATCTCACGAGCGCCGCAAACAAGTTCGTGATTGACTACAAGCTGACGTATCCGAGCCTGCGCTACTCGAGCGAAAACGCGACGAAGGACTTTGGTACCAAGCGTTTGCCCGAGACTTTCATCATCGACCGCAACGGCTCCGTCGCCGCACTTCAGCGCTTCCAGGTGGACGACGCCTGGCTCAACAAGGTGATTCCGCCCGTTCTCAACGAGAAACGCGTGGCCGCAAGCTGATGAAGCGATCGCTGGCCTACCTGACCCTGGCGATTGTGGTCACAATCGTGCTCACGCCGAGCGCGATCGCCGCCGGATGTGAAAAGACTTCGCTCATAGACATCCAGGACGAAGTGATGTGCCCGATCTGCGGCGTGCCCCTGGCCAACGCAGGCGGCCCCCAGTCCGAGAACCAACGCGACTTCATCCGCGAGCGCGTAAAAAAGTGCGAGTCCAAAGATCAGATCAAGGCCGCGCTTGTCGCCGAATACACAACGGCCGTGCTCGCAGAACCACAAAAGAGCGGCTTTGGTCTGGCCGCCTATCTGGTTCCCATTTTCGCGCTGATCGGCGGGATCACAGCCATACTTCTCGGCGCGCTCCGGTGGCGACGCGGCCAAGGCGCAGCAAGGTCCAAGACAGTGAGCGCAGCTGAGAACGACACGCTTGATACAGACCTTCGTAGGTACGATCTATAACACTGACTGTATGGGTGTCGCGCCGACGTTGAACTACGAGTAGCGGTCTCGGCAACACAGGCGGGCTACATCCGTTCCGGCGCCGAAACGCCCAACAGGTGGAGCGTCTGCGCCAAAACCCCCCGGGCGGCCACGCAGAGTCCAACGCGGAACTGCGTGACTTCGGCAGCCTCGCCGACGACCTTGCAGTCGCGGTAAAAGGCGCTGAACTCAGCCGCGAGTTCGCGGCCGTAGATCGTCAGGCGGTGAGGGGATCGACGAAATGCCGTCTCCGCAATCTCGTCGGGGAACTCGATCACTCGGCGGATCAGCGCGCGCTCGGATTCGTGGAGTTCCGGCACGCTTACTGGCAAACCGGCGTCAGTGCCGATTCCGGCCTTGTCAAGAATCGAGTTGATCCGCGCGTGCGCGTACTGGACGTAGTAGACCGGGTTCTTGTCGCTCTGCTCGCGGGCGAGCGCGAGGTCGAGGTCCATCGTGGTCTCGTGACTCCGCTGCACCAGGAAGAATCGCAGCGCGTCAGCACCGATGTCGTCGATCAGGTCATCGACGGTCACGAACTCACCGGTGCGCTTCGACATCTGAACGCGCTGGCCGTTCTCGGTCAGGTTGACGAGCTGCATGATCACCGGCTCGAAGGCCTCGGGATCACCGCCGAGCGCCTCGTACGCCGCCTTCATGCGCTGGATGTAGCCGTGGTGGTCGGCGCCCCAGATGTCGACGAGGCGGTCAAAGCCGCGAGCGCGCTTGTCCTGGTGGTAGGCGATGTCGGTGGCGAAATATGTGTAGTCGCCGTCGCTGCGTCGCAGTACGCGGTCTTTGTCGTCGCCGAAGTCAGTCGTGCGCAGCCAGACCGCGCCGTCGTGTTCGTAGATGTGACCGGACTCGCGTAGCGTCTCGATCGCGCGCTCAAACCGGTCGTCGGCATGCAGCGAACGCTCGGAGAACCAAACGTCGATCTGCACGCCCATTCGGGTGAGCGTCTCGCCGATCATGCCGAGCATTTTCTCTACACCGACGTGCTGCAGCTCTTCGGCCGACATCTCCGCCGCGCCTTCGATCGACTTGGCGAGGACGTCGATGTACTCACCCTGGTAGCCGCCCTCGGGAACGTCGTTGCCCTGAGCACGGGCGGCGATTGATGCCCCGAAGCGCTCGACCTGGGTGCCGAAGTCGTTGGAGTAGTACTCGCGCGAAACTCTGTGCCCGGCGAAGGTGAGGACTCGGCAGAGGGCGTCGCCGTACGCCGCGTTGCGCCCGTGTCCGATGTGCATCGGCCCCGTCGGGTTGGCGCTGGGAAACTCGACATTTATCCGCTCAGGCGTGAGGGCAACGCCGCGGCCGAAGCCTTCAGCCTCTAGAACGTGGCCGAGCGCGCTCGCGTACCACGCGTCGGTCAGACGAAGGTTGAGAAAGCCCGGGCCCGCGACCTCGGCGCTTTTCAGTGAACTTCCGAGACCCTCGGCGAGGTGAACGGCGATTCCGCTGGCGACGTTGCGTGGATTGTCACGCGCGATCGGCGCGCAGACCATCGCTGCATTGGTCGCGAAATCTCCATGCGCCCGCTTCTTCGGGCGCTCGAGCGCCACGCCATTTGGCGGGGTCTCGAGTCCTGCTACTTCGGCCGCGGCCGCGCCAACCGCCGCGCGCAGGCCGGCGAGCGGGTCATTGCGGGAGGGGTTTTGTGAGCCAGCAGACACGAACCGGCGCGATACTAGACCCCCATGCCGTTAACCTGCTGAGCCTCAGCACCCACCCACCGACCGGAGTAACAAAGATGGCCGACGACCAGTCAGAGCAGCGCGGAATCAACATTCACTTTCAGCCGGAGCAGATGGCTGGCGTGTACGCGAACTTCGCGAACATCAGCCACTCCGACTACGAGTTCACGGTCACCTTTGCGCGCGTTGACCACGAGGTCGACAGCGAAGAAATCCCGGGCGTCGTTGTTCAGCGCGTGAACATCTCTCCGCGATTCATGCGCGAGCTGATCGACGCGATGGAGGACAACTACTCCAAGTGGACAACCAGCGAGGGCATTCGCAATCTCCCCGAGTACGAGGGCGACGAGCCCGGCGACTCGGAAGAGACCGAAGAGGACTAGTCCTTCGCGGGCAGCGCCTCACGGCGACCCGCCGCCAGCTCTCGCTGAACCGTCGCAGCCATCCCGATCCGATCGACCGGCGTCGGGTGAGTGCCGAAGAGAAACTGCCGTGCCGGCGAGGGCTCGGGTCGCGAGAGGTTCTGGATCGTCAGGCGCTTGTTCAGGGCGATCGCCGAATTCGGTTGCTGCGTGATGCGCAAGCTGAACGCGTCGGCGCGTGCCTCGATCGCCCGTGACCAGGCGTTTGCAGCAGGCTGACTGACAGCGATCGCGATCATTGCGGCGGCGAGCACCATTGCGATCCCGGCTGGAGACGCAAAATCAACGCCCCTTCGATCGGCCAGCGATCGTGCCAGCAGGTCGATCGCAAACATCGAGACGAGTGCCACAAACGCGAACCACATCAACCCGACCAGCAGGTCTCGGTAGTGGGCGTGCCCGAGCTCGTGCGCGATGACCTGCCTTCGCTCGGCCGACGGGAAGCTGTCGATGAGCGTGTCGTAGATCACGACTCGTTTGGTCGAGCTCAGGCCCGTCACGTAGGCGTTGGCGCCGGTGGTGCGCTTGGCGGCGTCAACGGTGAAGACTTCCCCCGCGTTCACTCCCGCCCGATTGGCTAGTTCCGCCACATCGCTGCGAAGCGCGCCCGACGGGGCCTTCGTGAAGTCGGCGAAGAGCGGCTCGATCACGACCGGCGCGAGCACCTGGAAAACGATCGCGAGGACGATCAGGATGACGCCGAAGGCGAGCCACCACACTCGCGCGAGCTTTCGGATCAGGACGCCCGCGATCACCGCGAGCACCGCTATGCCAAGCATCGCGAGCAGTACCCCGAGCAGCCAGCTCCAAAGCCATCCCGGGACGCCCTCGACGGCCAGTCCATAGTCGCGGGCGCGCAGGAATCCGACGAACTGGAAGGGCAGCGCGACGAGCATTGACAGGAACGTGACGCCCGCGCCTACCACCGCATCGGCAGCCATTCCGCCGCGACCAAACAAGACTCCGCTTCGGCGATCGGTGAACCGCGCGAGCCGTCCGGTGCTGTTGGTGGGGGCATCGCTTGAGTGCGGCCACCAGAGAGCGACGGCCAGCGGCACGAGCACCAATGCGAGTAGGGCCGCAAGGCCAAGCCAGCTCTGCAGGCCGCGATAGGACCGGGCGCGATCGATGAAGGTTTGTGAGAAGAAGTCGAGTTGATCGACTGCCGCAACCGGCGGCAATTGGTCGCGCGGCCAGAGCACGAGATCAGCGATCAGTCCGGCGGCAAGAACGATGGCCAGGGCCACGGCTGTATTCTGGATCGCAGAGGGCCCTGATCGATCGGGTCGGTTCTGTTCGGCTCTGGTCATCTCTCCGGGTCCGAGTGGGCGATCAAATGGACGAGAACGCTTCCAAAGTACATGCCGACATGACGGTCTTCGCTGACGAGAGCTCAGTGACGATCGACACGCTCGCGCTCGCAGACGACAGTCTCTTCGTCGGGGCGGAGCTCGTGAACGCGCAACTTCGACTCGAACTCGCGCCCGAGGAAGCGCTGATGGCTGGGATAAACACCTGCTCCCGGCTCGTGCATGTCCGAGGGTTTGCCGACTCCGGCTCCCAGGCGTGGGGCTGGATTCTCGAGCCGATCTTCGACCTGCCGACCGGCTGGTCGACGCCGAACTCGGACGCCGAGGGGGCGGCGCTTGCGCGCGAGAAGTTCGAAAAGGAGCTCGCGCCTGTAGTCGTCTCGATTCCAGACGCCGAAACGATCCTCGCCATTCCAGTGGCCACTCGCGGATCGCGCGAGGGCAAACAGATCGCTGGCGCGATGATCGCCGTCCCGCTGAGCGCCGATTCAACGCCAGATCGAAACACCTTGATCGGCGCCGCGACGACCGCGGCCGTTATCGGTATGCAGATGGACAACGCCGTGCGCGCTCGCACCGCCGCGCGCGCTCTCCAATTCGCCCAGGCCGCAGCCCGCACGCAGCGTCTCCTCGTTGAGCCCCGGGACCGGGCGAGCGCGCTCTCCGAGGCGGTCGGCGCGCTGTCAGAGTGCGACGCGCTCGTGGGCGCAAAGGCCGTCGAGCTGATCGACAACGGCGAGCGTGTTGTCAAGGAGTTCGGCGATCTCGACGCGCCGCCGGAATCGACCTCAGCCGTTGCCGACGCATCCCAGGTCGAGGCGATTCGCCAGGCCGGCCGCATTTCGCTGTCGGTGGTGATCGACGGAATCGCCGAAGCGAAGATCACGATCCAGTCGAGACTGCCGTTGGGCGACGTCGAGCACGACACGCTGAACAGCATCGCCTCGGCGGTCGCGGGCACGGTCGCCCGATTCCGCGCCAGCGCCACGATCGAGTCCCTGCGTCGCTCCGCCACCCGGCGACTTGTCGAGGCGCAGGAACGAGAGCGATCGATGGTCGCCGCAGACATTCACGACGGCGTCCTGCAGCAACTCGGCGCCACGGCAATTCGGCTCGAGCTTGCTCAGTCGCGAGTAGAAAGGCAGGACTTCGACACGGCCAGCAAGATCATTGCCGACGGCGCGAACGAGATTCGCTCCTGTGCCCGCGAGCTCCGCGCGTTGCTGATGGAGCTGCGACCCCAGGTCCTCGACGACAACGGTCTGAACGCCGCGCTCAACGAACTCGGCCGTCACGTCGAGGGGGTCGTCGTCGATGTTCGCGCCGACGTATCCGACGATCTCGGAAACGAGTTCTCGATAACGATCTTTCGCATTGTGCAGGAAGCACTCACCAACATCCAGAAGCACGCCCACGCGAGCAGGGCGCGCGTCGACGTCACGCTCGACTCGGACTCGATCAGGATCGACATCTCCGACGACGGTGTCGGGTACGAAGGTGCCGTCACCGGACCAAGCTCAGAGGGCAGCCACCTCGGACTACTCGGCATGCGCGAACGCGCCCAGATGTTTGGCGGAACCTTTTCGATCACCGGTGCGTCTGGTGGCGGCACGGAACTCCACGCGACGCTCCCGCTCGACGGCTCGCCAGCAGCGGGTATCTGATTTCGCTTTAATGGTGTACCCCAACTTGGGGGTTTCACGTATTAACCTGTACGCGGTACCGGCTTCTCGGGCTTCTTGAGATCAAACCCGGTACGGACACCCAACATCCGCCGAAAGAGTACGCGGCTCGCGCCATGCGTGTTCACAATGACTTGTGCATGAGTAATTCCGCCCCTGCAGATACAACGCGCATCGCTGTCGCAGATGACTCTGCGGTCATCCGCAACCTGCTTGAAGAGATCCTCGACTACGTCGAGGGCTACGAGTTGGTCGCGAGTTTCGACAACGGCAGAGACATCGTTGCGTGGGTGCGCGAAGGCGGAATGGCCGAGGTGTTCGTAATCGACATGCGACTCCCGGGCCTCAGCGGCACGGCGACGATCAGCGCGCTGCGTCGTTTCACCGAGACCGCGCGAATCCTCGCGTTCTCTGCTTCGGCACAGGAAGAGAGCGTGCGTTCGGCAACTGGCGCTGGCGCAAACGGCTACCTGCTCAAAGAGTCGACGCTTGCCGAACTGCTTGATGCGATCTCCGGTGGTGGCGGAATGAATGCCTCCGAGGGCGCGACCTCGTCTGCCCCAGCCAAGATC
Encoded proteins:
- a CDS encoding sensor histidine kinase, encoding MGDQMDENASKVHADMTVFADESSVTIDTLALADDSLFVGAELVNAQLRLELAPEEALMAGINTCSRLVHVRGFADSGSQAWGWILEPIFDLPTGWSTPNSDAEGAALAREKFEKELAPVVVSIPDAETILAIPVATRGSREGKQIAGAMIAVPLSADSTPDRNTLIGAATTAAVIGMQMDNAVRARTAARALQFAQAAARTQRLLVEPRDRASALSEAVGALSECDALVGAKAVELIDNGERVVKEFGDLDAPPESTSAVADASQVEAIRQAGRISLSVVIDGIAEAKITIQSRLPLGDVEHDTLNSIASAVAGTVARFRASATIESLRRSATRRLVEAQERERSMVAADIHDGVLQQLGATAIRLELAQSRVERQDFDTASKIIADGANEIRSCARELRALLMELRPQVLDDNGLNAALNELGRHVEGVVVDVRADVSDDLGNEFSITIFRIVQEALTNIQKHAHASRARVDVTLDSDSIRIDISDDGVGYEGAVTGPSSEGSHLGLLGMRERAQMFGGTFSITGASGGGTELHATLPLDGSPAAGI
- a CDS encoding DUF3467 domain-containing protein — its product is MADDQSEQRGINIHFQPEQMAGVYANFANISHSDYEFTVTFARVDHEVDSEEIPGVVVQRVNISPRFMRELIDAMEDNYSKWTTSEGIRNLPEYEGDEPGDSEETEED
- a CDS encoding cytochrome c-type biogenesis protein CcmH, whose product is MKRSLAYLTLAIVVTIVLTPSAIAAGCEKTSLIDIQDEVMCPICGVPLANAGGPQSENQRDFIRERVKKCESKDQIKAALVAEYTTAVLAEPQKSGFGLAAYLVPIFALIGGITAILLGALRWRRGQGAARSKTVSAAENDTLDTDLRRYDL
- a CDS encoding arginine--tRNA ligase, encoding MSAGSQNPSRNDPLAGLRAAVGAAAAEVAGLETPPNGVALERPKKRAHGDFATNAAMVCAPIARDNPRNVASGIAVHLAEGLGSSLKSAEVAGPGFLNLRLTDAWYASALGHVLEAEGFGRGVALTPERINVEFPSANPTGPMHIGHGRNAAYGDALCRVLTFAGHRVSREYYSNDFGTQVERFGASIAARAQGNDVPEGGYQGEYIDVLAKSIEGAAEMSAEELQHVGVEKMLGMIGETLTRMGVQIDVWFSERSLHADDRFERAIETLRESGHIYEHDGAVWLRTTDFGDDKDRVLRRSDGDYTYFATDIAYHQDKRARGFDRLVDIWGADHHGYIQRMKAAYEALGGDPEAFEPVIMQLVNLTENGQRVQMSKRTGEFVTVDDLIDDIGADALRFFLVQRSHETTMDLDLALAREQSDKNPVYYVQYAHARINSILDKAGIGTDAGLPVSVPELHESERALIRRVIEFPDEIAETAFRRSPHRLTIYGRELAAEFSAFYRDCKVVGEAAEVTQFRVGLCVAARGVLAQTLHLLGVSAPERM
- a CDS encoding M48 family metalloprotease, giving the protein MALAIVLAAGLIADLVLWPRDQLPPVAAVDQLDFFSQTFIDRARSYRGLQSWLGLAALLALVLVPLAVALWWPHSSDAPTNSTGRLARFTDRRSGVLFGRGGMAADAVVGAGVTFLSMLVALPFQFVGFLRARDYGLAVEGVPGWLWSWLLGVLLAMLGIAVLAVIAGVLIRKLARVWWLAFGVILIVLAIVFQVLAPVVIEPLFADFTKAPSGALRSDVAELANRAGVNAGEVFTVDAAKRTTGANAYVTGLSSTKRVVIYDTLIDSFPSAERRQVIAHELGHAHYRDLLVGLMWFAFVALVSMFAIDLLARSLADRRGVDFASPAGIAMVLAAAMIAIAVSQPAANAWSRAIEARADAFSLRITQQPNSAIALNKRLTIQNLSRPEPSPARQFLFGTHPTPVDRIGMAATVQRELAAGRREALPAKD